One genomic segment of Pseudorca crassidens isolate mPseCra1 chromosome X, mPseCra1.hap1, whole genome shotgun sequence includes these proteins:
- the LOC137216880 gene encoding DDB1- and CUL4-associated factor 12-like protein 2: MARQTGSRKRKAPALAAGGDGPLPPKKPKRPAALRSLLHYLKGREVGARGRAGLPGFEGKLRGYAVRKLPELLRERELALGTLNKVFASQWLNARQVVCGTKCNTLFVVDVQSGHITRIPLMRDRGPASARAQPSCGIHAIQLNPSKTLLATGGENPNSLAVYQLPTLDPVCLGDRHGHKDWIFAIAWMSDTVAVSGSRDGTVALWKMDPDMFHGSIAWHNDAGLPLYAHIRPRDVETIPRASTNPSNRKVRALAFSGKNQELGAVSLDGYFHLWKAQSNLSRLLSIRLPYCRENVCLTYCDELSLYAVGSQSHVSFLDPRQRQQNIRPLCSREGGTGVRSLSFYQHIVTVGTGHGCLLFYDIRAQTFLEERASASPHFSPGPAGRKLKLTCGRGWLNHDDLWVNYFGGIGELPNALYTHCYNWPEMKLFVAGGPLPSGLHGNYAGLWS; encoded by the coding sequence ATGGCGAGGCAAACAGGTAGCAGGAAGCGGAAAGCGCCGGCGCTTGCGGCGGGTGGGGACGGGCCGCTGCCTCCCAAGAAGCCCAAGCGGCCGGCGGCGCTGCGCTCGCTGCTGCACTACCTGAAGGGCCGCGAGGTGGGGGCGCGGGGCCGCGCCGGGCTCCCGGGCTTCGAGGGCAAGCTGCGCGGCTACGCGGTGCGGAAGCTGCCCGAGCTGCTGAGGGAGCGCGAGCTGGCGCTGGGCACCCTCAACAAGGTGTTCGCGTCGCAGTGGCTGAACGCCAGGCAGGTGGTGTGCGGCACCAAGTGCAACACGCTCTTCGTGGTGGACGTGCAGTCGGGCCACATCACGCGCATCCCCCTGATGCGGGACCGCGGGCCCGCGTCGGCCCGCGCCCAGCCGAGCTGCGGCATCCACGCCATCCAGCTGAATCCCTCCAAGACGCTTCTGGCCACCGGGGGCGAGAACCCCAACAGCCTGGCCGTCTACCAGCTGCCCACGCTGGACCCCGTGTGCCTGGGCGACCGCCACGGCCACAAGGACTGGATCTTCGCCATCGCCTGGATGAGCGACACGGTGGCCGTGAGTGGCTCCCGCGACGGCACCGTGGCGCTCTGGAAGATGGACCCCGACATGTTCCACGGCAGCATCGCCTGGCACAACGACGCGGGCCTCCCCCTGTACGCCCACATCCGTCCCAGGGACGTGGAGACCATCCCCAGGGCCAGCACCAACCCCAGTAACCGCAAGGTGCGGGCCCTGGCCTTCAGCGGCAAGAACCAGGAGCTGGGAGCCGTGTCCCTGGACGGCTACTTCCACCTGTGGAAAGCCCAGAGCAACCTGTCCAGGCTGCTGTCCATCAGGCTGCCCTACTGCCGAGAGAACGTGTGCCTGACCTACTGCGACGAGTTGTCCCTGTACGCGGTGGGCTCCCAGTCCCACGTCTCCTTCCTGGATCCGCGGCAGCGCCAGCAGAACATCCGGCCCCTGTGCTCCCGAGAGGGCGGCACGGGTGTGCGCTCCCTGAGCTTCTACCAGCACATCGTCACCGTGGGCACGGGCCACGGCTGCCTGCTCTTCTATGACATCCGCGCGCagacgttcctggaggagagggccTCGGCCAGCCCGCACTTCTCTCCGGGGCCCGCAGGGAGGAAGCTCAAGCTCACCTGTGGCAGAGGCTGGCTCAACCACGATGACCTGTGGGTGAACTACTTCGGTGGCATCGGCGAGCTCCCCAACGCGCTCTACACGCACTGCTACAACTGGCCCGAGATGAAGCTCTTCGTCGCTGGGGGGCCTCTCCCTTCCGGCCTCCACGGGAACTATGCCGGCCTCTGGAGCTAA